The Candidatus Methylacidithermus pantelleriae DNA segment GCCTTTAAACCGATGCTTTTTGGTCCCTACGGGAACGACCGTTTCGGGCCTTTCACAAAGAGTCCCAACTACTCGCTTAACATCGGTCAAGTTTACCTCGCGTGGCGTATGGCGGAGGCTTTTTCTCTTCCGATTGATGAGTTCACCCTCATTACCGGCCGGCAACCCAATCCCTTCTACTCGACCCTTTTGGTCTGGGACGCTGATCTCAACCCGGAATCACTCCTGACGGTAAAGATAAAGCAAAATATTGGTGACTTTCTTGTGTTTGCCAATTTTGCTCCGATGGTCTATTCCGCTTGGGATCCCATTAATCAATTTGGGACTAATCCTGCCAACGGGCAATTTGTGGGTAACAAGCAGGGCAATGGCAACGATACGTTTCTTTTAGGTGAGCAGGTCGGTATAGAATGGGCGATTAGTCGGCAAAATGGGGTTTACTTCCGAGTGGCACCCGCTGTTTATACCTACACGAGTCACACATTTAACTTTGTGCCGGATCCAGGAACCTTCGAAAACTCGATTTTTCCGGGGAACCCACCTGGGGTAGGTCCCGGTAATCCAGCCAGTGCCAATGGGTTCACCAATTTTAATCCCGTTAATAACCTTGTCGTTGTCGATATTCCTATGGAGCTTCGGTGGAAGTGGCAGGGGTTACCGTGGAGGCTCTTTGCAGATTATGCCATTAACGCCGATGGAGATGAACGAGCGAAGCTAGCGCATCAAGTGTCCGTATTGGAAAAGAACCCTTTCCCATTGCACAAAGACCAGGATGACTCCTGGCTCGTCGGGTTAGAAGTGGGAAGCGCGGCACGGAAAGGCGATTGGCTGGCAAGGGTGTGGTGGGAACATGAGGGGGCATATGCCGTAGATCCGAACCTAATCGATACGGATATCTTTGACGGGCGTGTAAACATGCAAGGACCCGCTGCTCAGGTAGTGTATCAGTTCACAGACGCTGTGTATTTAGTAGTGACTTATAACTATGGGTTTAGGATTTTGAAAGATACGCCGACGTTTGGACGGCAGGACCTAGGATTTGATAATAAAAACTATCCGAATCATTTGGATAATTATCAGCTATTGATGGCGGATCTAACTTGGCGGTTTTAAAGAAACAGGAGGCGAAAATGAAGAGACTCATTATGGCTGCGGTAGTCGTTACGGGACTGGCAGTCGGATCCGAGATGGTATGCGGAGAAATTATCCGGGTGGCCGGCTCGGCGAGTGTGGGGAAGTCACTTTTTCCGAAACTAAGCGAAGCGTACCAAGCGAGGCGCCCGGGGGTACGGTTTCAGGTTTCGACCGGTCATTCGGGCCAAGCGTTTCACCATTTGGCTTTCGGTAAGGCCCAACTAGGCCTTGCTTGCCGAAGGCCCAAGGTGCCCGAAAGACAGCTGGCTGGGGACCACGGGGTGGCGTTGCAGCCGCACCTGGTAGGCTACGAGGCGGTGGCAGTGATCGTTCATGCCTCGAATCCAGTTTCCAACATAAGCCGGGCTGCGTTGTTGGGAATCTACGAGGGTAAGATAAGGGATTGGAAAGCCGTGGGTGGCGTGGGGGATGTGATTCACCCCTATGCGGGTTGCGCGGGTTCCGAGAGTACGAAGTCCCTAAAGGAATCTCGAAACTTTGCGAATATGACGATCCAGGTCAGCAGCGAGCCTAACGGCTGCGGCGCGGTCTTTCAAGAGCAAGCTCTGCGAGGTCATCCGTGGGATTCTGACATTCCAAAAGTGAAGGATGCGGCCTCGATGGTAAAGGCTGTTGCTCAGGATCCTAAGGCGATTGGCTTTGTCCCATTTCCCACGGGCCAGTTGCCTCCGGGAGTGAAGATCATCGCGGTAGATGGGGTGTTTCCCAGTGAAGCGGCTGTGAGGAGTCACAAGTATGGATTGGCGCGACCCATCCTATTCTACACCAATGGGAAGCCCAAAGGAGAAGTCGAGAACTTTATCCGCTTTGCCCAAAGTATGGAGGGACAGCGATTGGTAGCGGGGTCCAAGTTTATTTCGCTGCGCTAAAGAACCGAGCCCGTAGGACCTGATCCAGCTGGTGCTCCAAACGATGCGTTTTGCGGAAGCGCCGGCACAGAAAAAGACAAGCCCCGTGATTCCACGGTGCCTTTACGGAGAAAACCCGTTCGGTACGGAAGGATAAGGTGGCCAAAGATAGTACTTCTAAGCGCAGACATCCGAGAAGGTGAGATAAGCGGAACAAATGGGGATCAGGGCGAGAGAGCTGGGAAGGTCAAGTGGCTTGGGCTTGTGTTAGTAGGCCCTTTTGGAAAGGCAATGACAGAGGTCCGTGCCCGCAACCGTGGTGGCGGGTGCAGTGCTAGCTTTTTCAACACCCCTGTTCGAGGAAAAAGCCGGGGTGTTTGGGAGTGGTGGTAAACACTGGGAAGAAAGTGTAACCAACCAAGCCGAAACCGAAAATCCTGTCGGTCTTCCTGTCTGCTAGATACGATACCCAGACATGTTGACTAACCAGAAAAAGGGGCTTGGAAAGAAGCGTCTGGCGCCCAATGTATGTATGCGGAGAAAGGAAGAACGGACCAGATGAGAAAGTTTTTAAGCTTCGTTGCAGGGGTTGTAGGAGTTTGGCTTGCGGGATGCATTCTTACGGGATGCGCAACGGGAGGATCTCCACCGGTGGGCCGCGAGACGAGTTCGTCTCGTGTCCCCCCAGGCACTTTCCAAAACATTGATACCGGGCCGGTGCATGGAGGATACTAGGTGGGATGTGCTTACCTGCCGACCGCGACGGGTGGATCCTTCGGATTTGGAGGGAAGGAGGAACGCTGGATTTGACGCGGCAGGGGTGCGCCTAAGAGGTGACGGGCGAAGCGGGTTTGGGAAGTGAGAAAAAAAGGCCAAGAGCAAGTTACAAACCTAAACGAAGAAAGGGAGGAGGAGCATATGGTGAAAAGGTTGGAGCGAGTTCTCGATAGTTCGCATGTTCAAAAGAACCCGAGTCGTTGGTGGGGTAGGAAATTCCTGGTCTTTCTTGGATGGCTCGTCTTAGGGAGTACAACAGCACTTCACGGAGAGCTTGTTCGGGTTGTCAGCCCGGACAAGGTTAAGCTTCCGCAATCTCAAATGGTTCCAGAGTCTCGGTCCCTTCATTGGAATAGCCGGCGGGGACTTTCCGCCGTGGTCACCTTTAGTAGTGGTCCTTATACCGTAGACGTTACTCAACCTCCGATTACAAGAACCTACCGTTTTCGATTGCCCGGGGTCACCGAAGACCCCAAAACGGGACTTCTTGTCCTTCATGGGCCAGGAAAAAGAACGATTCCTGTCGCAAAGAGTAGAACCGGGCGTGTTGTACCCACACCAAACGCCCACCTGCGTATTCGATCGGAAGACGGTCTTGTTTCCGTTGAGCTAGAGGCCAATGCGTCCGGGAAACAACCGGTTCGCTCCCGGGAATGGTCCTACTAGAAGGGTTTCCAATCGGACGCAATGCCTGCTTTTGGACTCGTGAGGACTTTATGGGCTTGTCTAGCAGGCCTGGGATGCCTGGGGATTTTCCCTGGGTGGTCCATGGCTCAAGAAGCGGCCGTTCGTTTGGAGAGCCTGGAAACGATGCGGATCCTCCGGGGAGGGATGACCCAAAGACTGGTAGGCGTGCGATGGGATAAGGAACGAAAGGTACTGGTTGTCTCGGTTTCGTTTCGTGACGATCTTTTCCGGAACAAGGAAGCTACGGATGTGGAGGCATTTCGTTCCTTCTCCTTTCCGGGTGTCACCTTGGATGAAAACTCGGGCCTTTTTTGTGCCCAGGATTCTTCGGGACATCAGTTTTTAGTGGCTGAGAGAAAGCGAGGTCTTTTCGGAGAAAGAATTGTGTTGGGCAAAGAGACTCGGTTTTCGCTCTTTCCGATAGGCCATGAGGTAAGAGGAATTCTGGAAGCAAGGGAGAAGATTCGAAAAGCCACGCCGCAAACCCCTCAGGGCTAGGTTTGACTTGGCAAGGGAGCCAAACCTGCGTCCCCAACATTTGGAATATGGGGCGACAAACGATCGCTGAATCTGTAGGAGGATTCCTGTCCATGGTGTGTGGTCGGGACGCCTGCATGTCTCTCTGAGGAACGTTTTGACCATTCGACGAAAGATTCATTTACAGGTCAGTTTTTTTTAGAACCTTTAGAAACGTGCACTCCGCGCGGAGAAAACTGAGGGATTTCGAAGTTTGGGTGGTTGTATGGAGAAATGAGAATGAAAGCGTTCACCTGTGAATTTCGGCTCGGTGAGAAGATCGATCGTCCGAAAACCCCTTGGGTAAGAAGGGGTTTCGGCGCTTTCAGGTGTGCGGGCCAAAGGGAGGTGCGATCCCCTCTACCCACGCTCGCAATAAGGCTTTTAAGAGTTTTCATTTGGCTGGTGGGTTGCGGGTGTTTAATCGGGTCGGGTTTCCGAGCAGGTGCAGGAACGCAGGCTGGAGGTGTGTATCGAATGGTTAGTCCCGACCGGATTCAGCTGGACTGGCCCGATATGATATTAACCAGTCGGTGGCTGGAATGGGATTATAAGAGAAAGGAAATGTATGCGGTTCTTACGTTTGAGAATGCTCAATTTTACAATCGCGTTGAGTGGCACGAGGAGCGCACGTATCGAGTGAGATTTCCTGGGGTACAGTACGACCAGGCAAAGAGGTTCTTCTTTGTAGTTGGCCAAAAGAACCGGATATTTCCCATAGCACACCGCGTTGAGGGGGGATGGTCAAGCCGCTTAGTCACAACGCCAAACGCCCGGGTGCGGGTAAAGAAAAGGCGAGGCACGGTAGAGGTTACACTAGAGGCGGCTGCATATCCCCTGTCCAAAGCTGGAATGATCCAATTTGGGCAGATGAAAGGGGAGTGGGTATTTTAGAAAAGCTGCTCCCTTGACTCACCTTTGGCGTGACCAAAACGGCGGTGCAAGCCGCGGGATTGAGCCGAGAGTAAGCGCGTAGGATTGCCAGAGAAGCAGAAGAAAAAAACACGTGTATAAGAGCCAGAGTGTTGTATTGCACCAATCGGAACGTCGTGTTGTCGTGCAATGATCCTGTCGCAGGGTGTCTGAAGCAGCGGGGGAAGATGCTGGTGGAACCCATCGATTGGTGGGTCAAAGGGGGATGCTTAATCTTTCTGTCGAGAAGAATGCCAATCCTATCAAGATCGAGGTCATGCTAATTTAGGTTCAGCGGCTTGCCGGCTGCGATCTTTAGTAGCGTATAGATCATCTCGCGCGCCTGACCAAGGGAGGGGTCGTCAGCCATTCTTTGCCACAAGTTCTCGCGCTTGCACCCCAGCTGCCAGCTTTGTGGGGCAGGAATTCCTTCGTTGTGACGGCCGGCGAAGCTCCATCGACCATCGCTAGGTAGTACACATGGAAAGAGAAGTGTATCAAATGCACGCTCGAGACTCGATCCTTCCTTGTCCGGGTTTCCATTGCAGGCGACCGCGGGGGACGAGGTAATTCTCTTCCCGACGTTTCGCGGCTGCTCGTCCCATTTCAACGCTTCCTTGAGGGAGGCCCTGCGTCGGGTGGCCTCGATGCGCGGCCATCAAAGAGTGACAGCGTGCCCGTACGATACCGAAAACGATTCTGGACCTGGGCAGCGGAAAGCGGGACGCCAACAGGGGCGTTCGGCCCTTTTGCAGCCGATCTAGGACCGTTTTGGCTTTCCTCGCTTTTTCGCTTTGAGAAGTTTGCGCCATCCTGTGTGGGGAGGCATGCTCGAGTGGTGACCTCTCGGGTCGCACGAGGAGCAGACCACGAGCTTACGAGGATTCTGGGCTCTTTCAAGCCAACGCCTTCGGCGGCACCCCTGCCCAGGGGAGAGATTGGAGCCAGGCAACCGCTTCCGGCCGTTTACTGGGTTGGCTGGGTCTTGCCTTTTCCTTCTTCCGAGTGTCCGTTGCGAGAGGAAACAAAAGGAAACCCTTTTGGCGGAACTATGTGGCGTGCAAGCAAAGGAGTTGGAGGAACCGGAGCTGTACCGGGCGATGGATGGGTGGAGCGGGGTTTGGAGCCGGGTGAAAAAGAAGCTCTATGGCGATGGTCCACTGCCGGGAACGAGTCTTGTGCTCTATGATCTTTCCCGCGTGTACCTTGAGGGGGGCTGGGCCGGAGGGGTTGGCCCGTTACGGACACTGCCAGGATCACCGAGGGGATCGGAGTCAAGTGTTTCTTCTGGATTGCGAGCCATGCTCGAGGAGTCCCCGATGCCCGGGGAGGTTTCTGCCGGGAAACCGGGCAGATGGGAAGACTCTTGTGGGGTCGCTCCTGACACTCCAACAACGGTTGGGGATCCAACAAAGAGCCTTTGTTTTCGATGGAGGAGGGAACAAAGCCGGCGGAACTTGGAACCGCTCGAAGGAGAGGGGCCTTCCCCATGTCAGTTGAGCCAAGAGAGCCAAAGCTCCGGGAGCGATTCTCGGGATCTTCCCAATAGACCGGCACCTTTCGGTTAGCGACGGGAGCTAAGTGATGGAGGCTGGAGGCAATGGGGTTCGATAGGTGATTCCCGGAGGAAAATGGACTAGGCCTTGAGGGATCGGGCCCGGCGGGAAAGCCGGGCGGCTTGTGCCAAGGAGGTATTGGCCGAGATTCCCTAAACGATGGGGCAAAGAGGCGACTCGGTCAAACTGGAGAGTCCAGTGGGCTCGGGCGCTCTCTTGCCTCTAACCCCGTAAATGCTGTGAAGTACGTGGCCCATCAACAAGGCCTCTTCTACCCGAGAAGTCCTAGTCCACGGGAAACGATTGAGCTACCGAGAGTCGGCCTGTCCCAGCTCAAAATCCCCTGGAAGTCCGTTGCGTATCTCACGGGAGTCCACAGACCTAAGTCCGGGCTTCCATCCCCATGTCTTTGCTGGCCTGCGGGCTCACCGCCCGCTTGCGAACCGAATGGATCTCGAAAGGCTTCCTCAAAGAGCTACCCCACACCCTTCCTGGTCTTTCGGTTATCCGCGTAGCCCGGCTTCTGTCGGAAGGGAAATTTCCGCGGCGAATGCTTTGCCGAATATCCAAAGGAGGAAACGAGCTCCTCCAACAAAGTGGTCCTCCTTCCTCTTTTTTTCCTAATGGGTGCAAGTGGATCCGGTAGACAGGACGACACCATTTACTCGTTCGGCTACAGTCATTTACCTTCAAGCAACAGGAGATAGCTTTTGAAAGACGCAAGCGCTCGTCAGAAAAGTTCGGCATGGTGGCCGAAAGTAGGACGAGGCTTCCCGAAGCCTTCCTTCAGGCTCTCTGCAATTGACTTACAGAGCAACATGTGGTTTACTAGTCGAGACGTTCGCCGGTCGACGGCGACTCTTTTCTGCCATGTGGATCGTTCGGCTTGCGCTGCGGCAGCCGTTTACCATCGCTGTAATGGCGGTCGCGATTCTCATTTTGGGCCTTTTTACCATCTCAACCACACCGACGGACATTTTTCCAGAGATCGACATTCCAGTGGTAACGATCGTCTGGCAGTATCTTGGGCTTCCGCCTCGAGAGATGCAAAATTACATAACGACTCTCAGCGATTATTCCATCGCGAACTACGTGGAAGGGGTAAAAAGGGTTGAGTCCACGTCCTATTACGGCTTTTCAATCACGCGTGTTTATTTTCAGCCTGGCGTCGATATTTCGCTAGCCATTGCTCAGGTTGAAGCCATCCTTCAACCCAACGTCAAGCGCATGCCTGTGGGAACAACGCCGCCCTTAATCTTCCGCTTCAACGCTTCGGAGGTTCCCATTCTGCAAATCGGGGTCTCCAGTCCGACTCTCTCCGATGCAGACTTGGCTGATTATGCACTCTATCAACTGCGGAGGGATCTCCTTTCGGTGCGAGGAGCCACGATGCCGCCGCCCTGGGGGGGCAATGTTCGATGGATGACCGTGGATGTCAATCCAAACGAGCTTCTGGCCCGAGGGCTCTCTGCGGACCAGGTCCTTCAGGTCGTGAATTCTCAGGTAGTCGACTTGCCATCTGGTGATGTTAAGATCGGGAACCGTGACTACTTAGTGAGTCTCAATAACGTCCCATCGCGACTGGCCGAAATCAACGACTATCCCATAAAGAAAGTAGACCCTCCCAGGGGGACACTGAGAATCTTTCCTTCCGATCGAATGATCTATGTGCGGGATATCGGTCATATCCATGAGGGAGGCGCTCCCCAATGGAATCTGGTAAGATCCAACGGGATTCGTGGGACCTTATTGACGGTGCTCAAAGGAAGAGGGGCTTCCACCATCGAAATTGTTGACGAAATCAAGAAACTCTTGCCAGAGTTACGGAAGGCCAACCCAAGGGTTACCATCAAGGAGCTCTTTGATCAATCTCTCTACGTTCGGGCAGCCATTAAGGGTGTGGTAACCGAAGGGCTTATGGCTGCCACGCTCACGGGTCTTATGATCCTTCTTTTTCTGGGCAGCTGGCGGAGCACGCTCATTGTTCTCACCTCGATTCCCTTGTGCGTGCTTGTGGCGCTTTTCGTTCTCTCTCGATTGGGATACACCCTGAACCTCATGACGTTGGGCGGCCTTGCGCTCGCGGTGGGGATCCTTGTGGATGATGCGACCGTTACGATCGAGAACATGCATAGGCATCTTTCCATGGGGAAACCTATGATCCAGGCGATTGTTGATGCTGCTCAGGAGATTGCGAAGCCTGCATTTGTGGCGACGCTTTCGATTTCTATCGTTTTTACTTCCGTGACTCTTTTGGAAGGGCCGCCTCGATTTCTTTTTATTCCCATGGCTTTAGCCGTGGTGTTCGCTATGCTCTTTTCCTATTTCCTTTCTCGGAGCCTGGTTCCGTGCATGGCGAACCTTCTTTTGCCGTTGGAACACAGCGAGGCAGTCCCACGGCGGGTTTTTGAGCAATGGATCGAAAAAGCGCACGAGGTTTTTGAAGAGAGGTTTTTTGCCCTACGAAATTCCTACGAGCGAGTGCTCCAATGGGTTTTAGAAAACCGAAAGAAATTTTTCCAGTCCGTCTTTGTCTTTTTTGGTATCAGCGCTTGCCTTTTCCCTTTTATAGGCCGGGACTTTTTCCCGGTTGCAGATGCTGGCCTTATGCGGCTCCATGTTTATACGCCGACCGGAACAAGGTTAGAGACTTCTGAAGTCTACTTTGCTCAGGTTGAGGAAGCGATCCGGCAATTGATTCCTCCTGGCGAGTTAGAGACAATCGTGGATAACATCGGGCTCCCGGTGTATTTCTCAACGACGTTGGCTTTTAGTGACTCGATGACCGAAGGCCCCTTTGACGGGGAAATTTTGATTTCTTTGAAAGAAGGACATAAGCCAACGGCCCACTACATGAAGCGGCTGCGTGAGGAATTGCCCAAGCGTTTCCCCTCGTTTTCTTTTTTCTTTCAACCGGCCGATATGGTTAACCAGGTATTAAACTTTGGGGTGGCTTCGCCCATCGATATTCGAATCATAGGACCGGATGAGGACAGGGTATATCAAATCGCAAGGAAGGTAGAAGCGGCCGTGCGGAGAGTTCTGGGGGCAGTGGACGTGCACCTGCATCAGCGGATGGACTACCCGACGATCCGGCTGGACGTGGATCGGGTGCGAGCGATGGAATTTGGATTAACCCAGGCGGATATAACGAAAAACATTTTGACCCAGCTAAGTTCCAGTTATATGGTCGCCCCCACGTACTGGGTGGATCCAAAGACAACCATTAGCTATCCGCTTCTCGTTTTCACGCCACAGAATCGGATTCGGAGCCCTGGGGACCTTTTGCGGCTTACGATTACCCCTCTGAATGGTCGAGGGAGGTCGGCCTTTGGGCCCGAATCGACCCAGACGCTTTTGGGTAATGTGCAGAATCCTCTTCTTTTGGCCAACGTGGTCAAGCTGTACCGGCGGGACAGCCCGGCCGTGGTGACCCATTCCAATATGAAGCCGGCGCTAGATGTTTATGCAAACATCCAGGGAAGGGATTTAGGAGGAGTAGCGAGTGATATCGAAAGGGTTCTTCGCCCCATTCGCAAGGAACTGCCTCCGTTGTACCGGATCGAGGTGGTGGGGCAGGTAACGAGCATGAGGGAGGCGTTTGGAAGGCTGGGACTTGGAGTGGCTTTCGCGGTCATTTTGGTCTACCTCCTCATGGTCGTGAACTTTCAGTCGTGGCTCGATCCTTTGATCATTCTCATGGCATTGCCGATGGGAGCCTGCGGCATTCTATGGGCTCTTTTTCTTTGGCACACGACCTTTAGCGTTCCTTCGCTCATGGGAACGATCATGACGGTGGGTGTGGCTACCGCCAATAGCATTTTGCTTATCACCTTTGCTAACCAGGAGCTAGCGACCGGAAAAGCTGCGTTGCAAGCGGCTTTAGAAGCTGGCAAAGTGCGGCTTCGACCCGTGCTCATGACCGCACTGGCAATGATCATTGGGATGCTGCCCATGTCCTTAGGACTTTCTGAAGGAGGAGAGCAAAATGCCCCCCTAGGCCGGGCGGTAATTGGAGGGTTGCTTTTGGCCACGGTTGGCACACTTTTCTTTGTGCCTGCAGTGTTTACATTCCTCCGCGGTAGGAAGGCCTCGTGACAGATCATCCGGAGCGGGAAAAAAGGATTTTGACTGGGGAGCCAGAGGACAAGCCCATTTCACCGGTGGGTTCAAGGGACGGGGGGGGCCGATCTTCCGAGTTAAGGGATCGATTGGTGCGAGCTCCCTTCCCAAGGCCGCTCTCTCCGGTTACGCGTTGGGTCGGCGCTTGGGTTCGAAGACTCCTTTCCTTTTTTCGCAAACGGCATCCCGCTTGGGGAGTCGGAGCGATTTGTATAGTCCTTCTTTCGATAGGTCTCCTTCGAAAGGCCTGGGAATGGAGAGCACTTCTCTGGACGCGAGAAGAGGGATTGAAAGTATACGTTCAAGTCGTGCACCCTGCCCCAACACCTCCCTACACGGATCTTGAGCTTCCCGGTACTACCCAGGGGTATCACGAGACACCCATTTGGGCGCGCGTGAGCGGCTACATTAAGAAGTGGTATGTGGATATTGGGGCTCACGTTAAAGAGGGAGATCTTCTCTGTGAGATTGAAGCTCCTGAGGTCGACCAGCAAGTAGAAAACAGCCGAGCGAAGGTGGAACTTGCCAAGGTAAGCCTTGACCGTTATCAAGCGCTTCTTCAAGCCCACGCTGTTTCCCAACAGGACGTGGACTATTGGAGGACGAACTACCAAGCCGCTCTAGCGGATCTCAACCGCTGGCTCGGTTGGCAGGCGTTTGAAAAGGTTCGTGCTCCGTTTGGCGGAGTTATTACCGCACGAAACATCGATATTGGAACGCTTGTGGCTGGTCAAAACGAAGGGAGGCAGGGGGCCACCCATCAACTGTATCGTCTTGCAAAGGTCGATGTTCTTCGCATTTATGTTGCTGTTCCTCAGGCCTATGCTTTGTCTGTCCGTTCTGGTTTGGATGCAAAGGTGATCATTCCTGAACGGCCGGATCAGCCCATTGGGGGGAAGGTAATTCGAACGTCAGAGGGTTTGGATCCCGCGTCTCGAACGCTTCTTGTGGAGGTAGATATTAACAACCCAAAGGAGGAAATTTTACCTGGATTGTATGTGAACGTGCGGTTTCACTTGCCAACGGCGGGGCGGTTCACGATCCCGGTAAACACTCTCGTGCAACAGCCAGATGGCCAGTATGTCGTTACGGTGGATGAAAAAAGCCGCACAAAACTCCAACGCGTGGAAACCGGGTACGACGATGGGCATAAGGTCGAGGTTTTGGAGGGGTTGAAAGGAAACGAAAGGCTTGTACTTAACCCGAGCGATGCCACGAAGGTTAGCGGGACGTTAGTAACGATCATTTCGGATCAAACGAAGAACTGATGCTTGAAGAGGAATGAATCAAGAGAATCTGCAAATAGCTTCGAGGAGGTCAGGCTGAATGCGAGTGGTCCCGAGTCCGACAGCATTTTTTGCCGTGGTGACGCCGGAACGGTTTTGGCTATATCCCTACCGTCGTGTATTGTTTGCCGACGTGGAACACGACGGGAAAAAAGGATTTATTCGAACGCTAAGTCATGACATTTGGCTAACTGGAAGTAACCTTCAGAAGCTGCTCCCTCTGTTTCAAGAGCAAACCCTTGCGGAAATCTCAGCTGGGTCTCTGAATGGGATTGTGATTGAGTCGGTGATTGTGCAAGAAAATCCCGGAGGGTTGCAGCAATAATTTGAAAAAAGCCCAAACGCCTTAAACGGACGGATTTTTAGCCGTGGCTCGTGGCTTCTGGGCAAGTTTTTTGCAGGGAAACCCCGACGGACAACTCCGCCGTGGCGCTTGATTTTCCCCGTTTTGGTTGGACCTTTCGCTTGTGGGCCGGTCAAAAGGGCAGTCGCAGCGTCAGAATCCAGTTATGATTGGTGAGTGGATGAGAAGTAAGCGCAATTTGGTAACCAGCTCCAATTCCAAACTGGAGTCGATCAAAAATCGTAAACCGAGCGAGGACAATGCCTGGTGTAAGAAAAAGCTGGTGCTTTCCTTCCAGGCTCCCATCGATCCAGTAAGTCCCATTGAGTTCCAGTTCGGGCCAAAGTACCTTCGCGACATGTCCTTGAAAGACCACGTTATACAGGAAAAGCTTGCTTGCCGGTCCTCCATCGGGGACTGAAACAAGGAGGTTTGCCTGGATGTCAAAAATCTCTCCCCAGCCCTTTCCAAAAAGCACCCCCGGCGTGTAGACCGCATGGCCATGCGCCACGCTATTGGCTCGCTCGTCGGCTGTCGGTGCCGTAAACCCAAGGTCCGCACTTACAACATAGTTCCCTTCCAACTCCGTACTGGAGACAAGACGATACTTTACCTGAAAGGTCGTGTCACCCCAACCATCGGGGGCCTTTGGGCTGCTCGGGGATCGCGTTAGGTAGGGCGGATAGCCCAAGTCCACCTCAAGGGTGTCCCAAGGAACGAGTTGAAGAGTTCGACCTCCGCCAAGGTTCGTAAGATTCGTCCCGTTCGGTAGCGTTTGAAAGAAGGTATCAAACCGAAAGAGTTCCTGTAGCGTAGGAGGGATCGTGACCACAGGAACCATCCACTTAGGCTGTGTTGCTCGGGCTTGATCGACTCGATCGAACCAGTGGAGGAAGTAATCTTCCACAACACCGCACAAGGAGGTATCCTGGGAGGCATTCGCTGGTAGGGAAGCTTTGGATTCCGGCAACTCTTCTCCTTTTCCCCAGGCTGGTAGGCCGAACAACGCCACGAGCGCGATCCAGGCAACTCGGAGGCCTTGTCGTTGGAGTAGCAAGATTTTCATAGCAGGCCTGGGCAAGCAGGGCGTAAGCCCACCTGAAAGGAGGCAAAAGCGCTAGAGGCTTTTTTTTGCCATTGGCTCCATGCTTGACCCGCATGGGAAAGCTTCTTTCTTTCAGGGGCTAAGTGGCTTTACGCAGCCGGGCAAGCGATGCCCGTCGGTTGGATTGTCTGGGAGCGGGTGCTAGAACTTTTAGGCTTGGCAGAGTAGCCTTTTTTTGCTTGTTAACGCAGCATAAAGGCTAGCCGTCGGCGGAGGGCCAAAAAAAATTCTTTTGGACGAGGGCCAAGGGAAAAAGGCACAAAATAGCAAACGCTTGCGGTTTGGGGGCCCGGTTCAAAACTTTCTTGCCCTTGTGCGGGCCGGCGTAGCGGGGGTTCTCC contains these protein-coding regions:
- a CDS encoding efflux RND transporter periplasmic adaptor subunit, which codes for MTDHPEREKRILTGEPEDKPISPVGSRDGGGRSSELRDRLVRAPFPRPLSPVTRWVGAWVRRLLSFFRKRHPAWGVGAICIVLLSIGLLRKAWEWRALLWTREEGLKVYVQVVHPAPTPPYTDLELPGTTQGYHETPIWARVSGYIKKWYVDIGAHVKEGDLLCEIEAPEVDQQVENSRAKVELAKVSLDRYQALLQAHAVSQQDVDYWRTNYQAALADLNRWLGWQAFEKVRAPFGGVITARNIDIGTLVAGQNEGRQGATHQLYRLAKVDVLRIYVAVPQAYALSVRSGLDAKVIIPERPDQPIGGKVIRTSEGLDPASRTLLVEVDINNPKEEILPGLYVNVRFHLPTAGRFTIPVNTLVQQPDGQYVVTVDEKSRTKLQRVETGYDDGHKVEVLEGLKGNERLVLNPSDATKVSGTLVTIISDQTKN
- a CDS encoding transporter family protein, whose translation is MPESKASLPANASQDTSLCGVVEDYFLHWFDRVDQARATQPKWMVPVVTIPPTLQELFRFDTFFQTLPNGTNLTNLGGGRTLQLVPWDTLEVDLGYPPYLTRSPSSPKAPDGWGDTTFQVKYRLVSSTELEGNYVVSADLGFTAPTADERANSVAHGHAVYTPGVLFGKGWGEIFDIQANLLVSVPDGGPASKLFLYNVVFQGHVAKVLWPELELNGTYWIDGSLEGKHQLFLTPGIVLARFTIFDRLQFGIGAGYQIALTSHPLTNHNWILTLRLPF